The Mangifera indica cultivar Alphonso chromosome 8, CATAS_Mindica_2.1, whole genome shotgun sequence genome has a window encoding:
- the LOC123222707 gene encoding uncharacterized protein LOC123222707: MSAKTQLKTGLPQIFKSDTALKLAEQWVNNMTKVEEDEPTEVESEGRPSRLGLGAKVSRQSKFQPSNDPVERKLHARLDACKRKAAKNAEESPKDGHDDDDEDEDDLESRTSAFEKKRAVASTKKQK, encoded by the exons ATGAGCGCAAAGACACAACTAAAGACTGGACttcctcaaatttttaaatcagaTACAGCTTTGaaattg GCTGAGCAGTGGGTTAATAATATGACTAAAGTTGAAGAGGATGAACCAACTGAAGTAGAATCAGAGGGGCGGCCTTCTAG GCTTGGACTTGGTGCAAAAGTTTCACGCCAATCCAAATTTCAACCTTCAAATGATCCTGTTGAAAGAAAGTTGCATGCCAGGTTGGATGCTTGCAAAAGAAAAGCTGCGAAAAATGCTGAGGAGTCTCCTAAAGATGGgcatgatgatgatgacgaagatgaagatgatttagAAAGCAGAACTAGTGCTTTTGAAAAGAAGAGAGCAGTTGCATCTACAAAGAAACAGAAATAA